The window TGCAGTTCCACCCGACCACGCTTCCCTCCACGGGCGTACTGATCTCCGAGGGTGTCCGTGGCGAAGGCGGGATCCTCTACAACGCCGACGGGGAGCGATTCATGTTCGAGCGTGGCTACGCGAACAACGAGGGAGAACTCGCCTCGCGTGACGTCGTGTCCCGCGCCGAGTTGACAGAAATCAACGAGGGCCGTGGTATCAACGACGAGTACGTCCACCTCGACATGCGCCATCTCGGCGAGGAGCGCATCAACGACCGCCTGGAGAACATCCTTCACCTCGCAGAGGACTTCGAGGGCGTCGACGGCATGAAAGAGCCGATGCCGGTCAAGCCCGGCCAGCACTACGAAATGGGTGGGATCGAGACCGACGAGAACGGCGAGACGTGTATCGAGGGCCTCTACGCGGCGGGTGAATGTGCCTGTGCGTCGGTCCACGGTGCGAACCGGCTCGGTGGGAACGCGCTGCCGGAGCTTATCGTGTTCGGCAAACGCGCCGGAAAGCACGCCGCCGGAGAAGACCTCGGCGAGGCAGAGATCCCGACTGGGCGAACGGACGACGCGGAAGACGGCGAGGTCGATACTCCGGTCGAACCAGGTGCGCTCGATCCGACAGACGAAAGCGCAGTCGCCGACGGCGGCACCGGGGCGGTCGCCGATCCGGATACCATCCTCGAGGGGGCCGTCCAACGACAGCGTGATCGTGTGGATTACCTGCTCGAAAAAGACGACGGTGTCCAGCACGCCGAGATCCGCGAACGGCTCCAGAAGGCGATGACGGAGAACGTCAACGTCTTCCGGAACGAGGAGGGACTACGGACCGCGCTCCGCGAGATTCGCAAGGCGCGTGAGGACTATCAGGACGTCTACGTCGACGATCCTTCGCGGACGTTCAACACCGATCTCCAGCAGACGATCGAGACCCGCAACCTCATCGATCTCGCCGAAACGATCACGCTCGGCGCGCTCGCACGTGACGAGTTCCGCGGTGCGCACTGGCGACAGGAGCACCAGGAGCGCAAGGACGACGAGTGGCTCAAGCACACGCTGATCTCGTGGGAGGACGGATCGCCTGACGTCTGGTACAAACCGGTGCTGCTGGAAGGCGAAAACAAGACGTACGAGCCGAAAGAGCGCAGTTACTGATCGATTCCTCTTTTATTATTCGAGACCGAGTGCAGCGAGCAGATCGAAGCCGACCCCGAGCCACTGAATTAGTTTGTACCCCGCGTAGATCCCAACGATACCCATCAAACCGGGTAGTTCCGGTGGTGCGGGGATCGGAATCTGGAGGTAGCTAAATAGTGCGCCCGCAAGGAGTCCGGTAAGCATCGCAAGAGCTGTCAGCGTAACGTTCATTCGTCCCTACTTCGAGGGTCGGTAGACAAAACACTTGCCCGACCATCGGAGCGGGATTTATAAGGCGGCGTAGCATAACTGAGTGTGAGGAAGGGTAGCTCAGTGGTAGAGCGCCACCGTCCGGTGAGGGGCTTCCCTCGCCGACGCGGTGAATACTCAAAGGCTTCGCGTGGTTCAAATCCCGCCCCTTCCGCTCACAGCAGATTTCTGCGAGGCGCTCCGTCGCCGAGCAACAGCCCTCTGCTGTGAGCGGTCGACAAGGGGATTTGAGCAAGCAAGTCGCAGCAGCCGAACGAAGTGAGGCTGACCGTCTTGCAGAGTTCAAATCCCGCCCCTTCCGCGTTTGCGAGGAGGCGAGCGGCAACTCGAAGAGAGATATCGAATCGGTAATCGGAGCCATGGCTGGAACAGATCTATGGTAACTGATGTCATAATACATACTCGACAGGAGTCGAAAGAACCGGTCCTGAAATCCGTGAAACCGGCTTCAGAAGTCGATGATTGTCATCACAGATACCGGTGTGAAGCCAAAAACCCAGTGACGAGAGCGGGTTCGACAATCGTTGTAGAGTGGTTTTATTATTGTCGAAGGGTAATCGATGCGTGATGACAGTCACGTCCCGTAGTGCGGAAGCGGAAGTCGAGCCGCTTCCCGAGGAGTTGGAGTCTGCGCAGGCAAAGCTCGTGTATCTCTGCCTGCGACAGTTCGAGAACGGCGCGACAATCGATCAGATCCAATCGCAGGTCGACATTACCAAGCTGGCACTGCACAGCCTGTTACGGTCACTCTCCGGCAAGGGATATGTTCGATGCGAGGACGGATGCTACTACCCCGAGCGAAGCGACTAAGCGCCCGCGCTTTTCTGGACACTCACGTATACCGGTCGTAGAGTCGGTCACCGATTCGGGAGCCGACAGCGGCGGGAAGGGCAACGATCCCGAGAAGGTGTAACAGGACGAGCGTCGACCACTGGCCGTACGGTTCCATCGGGGGCCAGAGCAGTGGCCAGACCGCCACGAACTGTTCACGGAACGCAACCAGCAACAGACCAGAGATCACCGCGGAAACGCCGATCCGAGCGCCGATCCGCTGGCGGTCCTCTATCCGCGACCGTGGATCGGACCACGATCGGCCGTCGTCGGAATCCATCGGTCAGAGCTCGATCCGTTCGACCAGCCGGTCCTCGTCTTCGCGGGCGTTGATAGCGACGATTCGGATATGATCTTCAAGCCGAGAGTTTTTTAGTTTCCGTTTGAGCAGGTTATCCACCTGGTAGACGCCAGCGGCATTGGTCATCCTGATCTCCACGAGGACGGACCGCTCCTCGCCGGGTCGGAGTGAGACGGTGTCAATTGCCCGACTGGAGATCGTGTTGATTCCGCGGCCACCATCCTCGTACGGGACGCGTGAGCGTCCTCGTTCCATATCGAGCGCGTCGGCGACGCGAATCACACCTGCCTCGGTCGTCAGCGGCGTCTCGGAGCTGTGATGGCAGAGGATCGCGTGGAGTACTTCGCCTTTGATCCTAATGGCATCAGACACGTCGTAGAACTCGTCGAGGAGGCGACCGAGGATATCCGCAGCGAGCGGGAGCGAGTAGTACGCGTGATCGTCGCGGTGGACGACATGACCGATATCGTGGAGCGTTGCGGCAAGCGCGATGATAACGGGTTCGTCGGCTTCGTCGAGACCCTGCTGCCGGGCACCGTTGAATTCGACACCGGCGGATTTCAGGAGATTGTAGAGACAAAGCGCGCGATGCTGAACGATCTCGATGTGTTTCGCTCCGTGGTCGTTGTACCGCATTCGATCGACGGGGTTGACGTTCTGAGCCTCGAGATAGGTCTGTATCTCCGTATCCTGGTGGATTCGTTCGAGAACCTCGTTAACTCGCTCGTCGGGGAAAGCATGATCCTCCGCGGGCGAGTACACGCGATGGTCGGAGTCGGACATACCGCTACTGAGTGTGGGAACGGGAAAAAGTCCTCCGAGTGCACTGGTCAGGACGCTATTCAGTTCTCCACAGCCGCAGCAGCAGCCTGAGCAACTGCGTCGTAGTCGGGTTCGACGCCAGGGTTGTCACCGATCCACCTGTAGGTGATTCGTCCATCGGCGTCGACGATGAACACCGATCGCTTGGCAACGCCGTTGACACCCATGTCGGTAAAGTCCATCGAGACGCCGTAGTCATCGATAATCTCCCGGTTCAGATCGCTCACAAGCCCGAACTCGAGGTCGTTCTGACTGCGGAACTCGTTGAGCGCAAATGGAGTATCCCGGCTGATGCCGTACACCGTCGCTCCGACATCCTCAAATGACGCGAGCTGGTCCTGGAATGCACACATCTCGTCGGTACAGATACTCGTGAACGCGCCCGGGAAGAACGCAAGTACGATTGGACCACTGTCGAGTTCCTCCGAGAGTGTTACCGACTCGATGTCGCCGGTTGCAAGTGGTGCAGTAAAGTCAGGTGCGTCATCTCCCGTATCTATCATTACGCCGTGCGTTGTCGGGTTTCCATCAAATCAGTTCCGTTTGGGGCAGAACGCATGGAGAAGCGGTGATCCAGATATCGTGTCTCTGAAATCCCATGCAAAAAGCCTATAATCGCGAGTGAGCAAGCAACGTATAGAGATGGCAGTTGAAATCACACCGCTGTTCGCTGTGCCCGGCGGGATGGAGCTGGTGGTGGTCTTACTCATCGCTGTACTCTTGTTCGGTGCAAACAAGATCCCGAAACTCGCTCGGTCGACCGGCGAAGCGATGGGGGAGTTCCAGAAGGGCCGAGAGGAAGTAGAACAGGAACTACAGGAAATCCGAGAGGGAGCCGATGTCGACACGGACATCGATACGGACATCGACACCGACCTCGACACTGACACGACCACGTCGAGCGCCGACACCGAAGCTGAAACCGAGACGGAGACGGACAAGTAGTCGTCTTTTTTATCGAGTCATGTTGCCTGGGCGTGTGGCCTAGCGGATAGGGCGAAAGGTTCCTAACCTTTCGATCGCGGGTTCGAATCCCGTCACGCCCGTTCTCGTGCCGAGCGGTAGCGAGGTCGAGAACGAACCGTAGGGATTCGAATCAGGGAAGTCGCGCGCAGCGAAGCGAGCACGTCTTCATGTGGTTCGAATCCCGTCACACTCGTCATCGACTGTGAGCGACAGCGAGCAGTGATGACGGTACCGAGGGATTCGAACCCGACAAGACAAGCGGAGCGACGTCTTGGCCCGGTTCGAATCCCGTCACGCCCGTTCTCGTGCGACGACGTCAGATCGAGCCACAGGTCCAGCGAGTGAAGGCTGTTCTGACAGCGTGAGCCGGAGAGTTCATTTTCTCTTTTGAACATGTGTACGACGTTACATTCAGAGGCAGCTTTATTGTAGATTGTTTCATCGTTTTGTTCGTTACAATGTCGAACGCTAACATACGGGGTGGAATCCTGTTTTCGCTGTACGAGCAGTATATCGGGGAACCGAAGTCGAAAAAACAGGTGTACGGCTACTGGCTGTTCATTATCGGATACGTGCTTGGGTTCGCGGGAATCCTGTTGTTCGTCACCGAACTCTGGCAGGCGGGCGATCCGAACTGGTTCTTACGTGCTGCGGGCGTCTCACTTGCGGCGGGTGGGTTGCCCCTCGCGATGTTCGGTATCGTGTTACTCCTGCCAGTGCGCGAACGAGGGATCCACGCCACACTCGTCGGGCTGGGTGTCACGCTGATTGGCGTGCTCGCGTTCAACCTCGCGTACCCGAGCAACTGGTGGGTTGATTCCGCGCCGGACTATAGTGGAGTCGTCGTCGCGATTTACTCGGTTGGGCTCGCCATCGTGGCGGGGGTGATCGTACTGGTTCCGATCCTTACCGGGAAAGAGGGCATGCTCGTGGAGGACGAGATGCAGGGACTCGACGCACACCCGCCTGTGCTGGTTGGCCAGAAGAATCACGGAACGCTGTTCAGCGTGTTCCGCCGCCCCGGATCGGAGTGGACGTGGCGTGCCGTCCAGCAAAGCGCACTTGCGACCGGGATCGACTCACTGGAGAGCCGAACGGCCGCAAAAGACGCGGTGGATACCCTGAAGTCGAAAGTCAACTCGGCGCGGTTGCTCGAGATCACGACCGCAGCATTCCGACTGTACGAGAACGAACAGGGCG of the Natranaeroarchaeum aerophilus genome contains:
- a CDS encoding FAD-binding protein; protein product: MYEHDVIVVGAGGAGLRAAIAAQNAGADTAIVTKLHPVRSHTGAAEGGINAALREGDDWELHAYDTMKGSDYLGDAPAIETLAQDAPEDVIKLEHWGMPFSREEDGTVSQRPFGGLSFPRTTYAGAETGHHLLHTMYEQVVKHGVQVYDEWFVSDLAVSGEEDPEDRTCHGVVGYDVQSGEIAGFKANDGVILATGGPGQVFDHTTNAVSCTGDGQAMAYRAGVPMEDMEFVQFHPTTLPSTGVLISEGVRGEGGILYNADGERFMFERGYANNEGELASRDVVSRAELTEINEGRGINDEYVHLDMRHLGEERINDRLENILHLAEDFEGVDGMKEPMPVKPGQHYEMGGIETDENGETCIEGLYAAGECACASVHGANRLGGNALPELIVFGKRAGKHAAGEDLGEAEIPTGRTDDAEDGEVDTPVEPGALDPTDESAVADGGTGAVADPDTILEGAVQRQRDRVDYLLEKDDGVQHAEIRERLQKAMTENVNVFRNEEGLRTALREIRKAREDYQDVYVDDPSRTFNTDLQQTIETRNLIDLAETITLGALARDEFRGAHWRQEHQERKDDEWLKHTLISWEDGSPDVWYKPVLLEGENKTYEPKERSY
- a CDS encoding XapX domain-containing protein; the protein is MNVTLTALAMLTGLLAGALFSYLQIPIPAPPELPGLMGIVGIYAGYKLIQWLGVGFDLLAALGLE
- a CDS encoding TrmB family transcriptional regulator, which produces MTVTSRSAEAEVEPLPEELESAQAKLVYLCLRQFENGATIDQIQSQVDITKLALHSLLRSLSGKGYVRCEDGCYYPERSD
- a CDS encoding HD domain-containing protein — translated: MSDSDHRVYSPAEDHAFPDERVNEVLERIHQDTEIQTYLEAQNVNPVDRMRYNDHGAKHIEIVQHRALCLYNLLKSAGVEFNGARQQGLDEADEPVIIALAATLHDIGHVVHRDDHAYYSLPLAADILGRLLDEFYDVSDAIRIKGEVLHAILCHHSSETPLTTEAGVIRVADALDMERGRSRVPYEDGGRGINTISSRAIDTVSLRPGEERSVLVEIRMTNAAGVYQVDNLLKRKLKNSRLEDHIRIVAINAREDEDRLVERIEL
- a CDS encoding redoxin domain-containing protein; its protein translation is MIDTGDDAPDFTAPLATGDIESVTLSEELDSGPIVLAFFPGAFTSICTDEMCAFQDQLASFEDVGATVYGISRDTPFALNEFRSQNDLEFGLVSDLNREIIDDYGVSMDFTDMGVNGVAKRSVFIVDADGRITYRWIGDNPGVEPDYDAVAQAAAAAVEN
- the tatA gene encoding twin-arginine translocase TatA/TatE family subunit, with product MAVEITPLFAVPGGMELVVVLLIAVLLFGANKIPKLARSTGEAMGEFQKGREEVEQELQEIREGADVDTDIDTDIDTDLDTDTTTSSADTEAETETETDK